The Neoasaia chiangmaiensis sequence CGCGGGTGATGCACGTCTCCAATCTGTATCGTATCCCGCAGGCCGAGGCGCTGGCGCGGAAGCTGGTGGACAATTCGTTCGCCGACAGCGTGTTCTTCTGCAATTCCGGCGCCGAGGCCAATGAAGGCATGGTCAAGATGATCCGCCGGGACCAGGCCCGGCGCGGCCATCCCGAACGCACGCGGATCATCTGCTGCGACGGCGCCTTCCACGGTCGCACGCTGGCGATGCTGGCAGCCACCGGCAACCCCGCCTATCTCGACGGGTTCGGCGAGCCGGTGGCGGGCTTCGACCATGTGCCGTTCAACAACCTCAACAGACTGCGCGACGCCATCACGCCGGAGACGGCAGGCATCATGATCGAGCCCATTCAGGGCGAGAGCGGCATCAAGCAGGCCGACCCGCATTTCATGCGCGGCCTGCGCCAGGCCTGTGACGAGATGGGGCTGGTCCTGGCGTTCGACGAGGTGCAGACCGGCATGGGCCGCACCGGCAAGCTGTTCGCGCATGAGTGGTATGACGTGAAGCCCGACATCATCTCGGTCGCCAAGGGAATCGGCGGCGGCTTCCCGCTCGGCGCCATCCTGGCGACGGAGGAAGTGGCCTCGCACATGACGCCGGGCTCCCACGGCACGACCTTCGGCGGCAATCCGCTGGCCTGCGCGGCGGGCAATGTGGTGATGGACGAACTGATGGCGCCGGGATTCCTGGCGCATGTCCGCAAGGTGGGCGATGCGCTCGGCGCGATGCTCGACGGGCTGGTGGTCGAATGGCCGGAGATTTTCGAACAGGCACGCGGACGCGGCCTGATGCGCGGCCTGCGCTGCCGCCCGCCGGTCGCGACGGTGCTGAACGCCGCCATGCACGAGGGCCTGCTCTGCGTAACGGCGGGCGATAACGTCCTGCGCCTCGTCCCGCCTCTGGTGGTGACCGAAGAGGATTGCCGCACCGCCTGCGCGCGGCTGGCGCGCGCGGCAAAGGCCATGCTCGCGCATGAGAAAACCAATGCACGCACGGTGACGGCATGAGCGCGGCTCTCCCCCTGAATCTCGAGACGCCGATCCGGCATTTCCTCGAACTGCGCGATCTGGATGCCGCCACGCTGCGCGCCATCGTGGACGTGGCCGCCGGTGTGAAACGGATGCAACGCGGTCGCCAGCGCCCCCTGCATCCAGCGCAACCGCTGGCGGGGCGCACGCTGGGCCTGATGCTCTCGAAGCCTTCGACACGCACGCGCCTGTCCTTCGAGGTCGGCATGCGCCAGCTCGGCGGCGACGTGGCCGTCCTGTCGCCCAACGACATGCAGATCGGGCGTGGCGAGAGCCTCCCCGACACGGCGCGCGTGCTGTCGCGCTTTCTCGACGTGCTGGTCCTGCGCACCGGGAACGCCGCCAACCTCCGGCAACTCGCGGCGTGGAGCACGATCCCCGTCATCAACGGCCTGACGCCGCATTCGCATCCGGTGCAGATCCTGGCCGACATCATGACGTTCGAGGAGCATCGCGGGCCGGTGGGCGGCAAACGCTGGGCATGGATCGGCGACGGCAACAACGTCGCGACCTCGCTCATCGAGGCTGCCGCGCGCTTCGGCTTCTCCCTTACGCTGGCAACGCCCCTGAGCATGTCGCCCGATCCCGAAGTCGTCGGTTGGGCACGCGCGCAAGGCGCGGATGTCGCGGTCACGCAGAACCCGCATGAAGCCGTGCGCGGCGCCGATTGCGTGCTGACCGACACCTGGACCAGCATGTCGGACGAGGAATCCGTTATTCGGCTCGAAACGCTCCGCCCATTCCAGGTCAATGCCGCGCTGATGGCCGAAGCCGCGCCGAACGCCCTTTTCATGCACTGCCTGCCTGCCCATATCGGGGAGGAAGTCACACAGGATGTCTTCGACAGTCCCGCTTCCGTCGTCTTCGATGAAGCGGAAAACCGTCTGCATGCCCAGAAGGGGTTGCTGCTTTGGGTGCTTGGCGGTGCGAACTGGCGCGCGGCCGGACAGGAACCATCGCCGTGAACCGCCGTTTCGGCTGACCGGCAGACCAACGATACGCAAGGTTCGATGATCGACACACCGGCTTTCCTTGATTCGCAACGCCCCGACGTGCCCAATCTGGTCGTCCCTCGCGGTGTCACACCTTTCTATCTGGAAGGCAGACCCGTGCGCGGCCGGCTGGTGCGCCTCGGCGCGCTTGCCGACCTCTTGCTGTGCCGCCGGGAAAATCCGGACGGCGCGCTCGCGTTGGGTGGGCAGGCGCTCGCGCTCGTCGCGGGCCTCAGCACCGCGCTGAAATTCCAGGGATCGTTCTCGCTACAGATCAAGGGCGATGGTCCCGTCTCCCTCCTCGCCACGGACTGCACCGATACGGGCGATCTGCGCCTCTATATCCGCGCCGACTCCGATACGGCGGAAACCGCCGCGCCTGCCCTTCTCGGTGAGGGTTATTTCGCGTTCACCGTGGATCAGGGACCGGATACCGACCGGCATCAGGGCATCGTCGCCATCGAAGGGCAGGACCTGTCCGAGATGGCGATGCATTACTTCGCCACCAGCGAACAGCATGATTGCTGGGTAAGGCTCTTCTGCGCCCATACGCCGGAGGGCTGGCAGGCGGGCGCGCTGATCCTGGAACGAATCGCCGCCGATGGCGGTATCGACGGCGGAGAGCCGAGCACGGAGAACGACGACGCCTGGGAGACGGCCTGCGTCCTGGCCGACACGTTGACGGAAGGGGAGATTCTTGACCCCGTGCTGGATTCCGGCACGCTGCTCCATCGTCTTTTCGGCACGATGGATGTCCAGATCGATCGGCCGCGCGCGCTCGCCTATGGCTGCCGTTGCTCGCGCGCCAAGCTGTCGGGCATCCTCGATACCTTCTCCGGCGAAGATCTCGATCACATGGCGATTGACGGCACCATCGTCATGAATTGCGAATTCTGCAATATCGACTTCCGCTTCGCGCGGGATGAGGTCGGCGACCGACCCGACGACACAGCCTGAGAGCCAGCATCGCATGACTGACCAGCCCGTATCGACGCGCGTTCCCGAAGGAAGGTGGGACCTCCTGGAAGGCGTCACGCTCGACGGCCGACCAGTCACGACGCTTTACGACCGCTGGATGCCGGTCTCCTCCGTGCCCCTGTCGCGGGACGTGACATGCGTATTGCTCCGCGACGCGGATTCGGATCGCCTGTCGCTCTGGTATCTCGATGCCGGTCGCGCCTATCTCGGTCCGCATATCGAGGCACTGAACCGCATCAGCGCCGACGACGTCCTGGCGCCCGTCGCCCCGGCCCTGGCGGAACTGGCGCAATACAGCCTCGCCGGCAGGCCGCAGACGCCGATCGCGCCCGTACCCCCGATGCCCGCGCTGCTGGCGGAGCAACTGGCCGGCGCATGGGCCGTGCGCAACCTGCATGCGGTGTCCATCGTGCCGATCAGCCGGGCGGAAGCGGACGGCACGCTTTCCGGCCCCGGCGGACTGGTACTGGACGACCGCAACATGCGGCGCCTGCTGGACTCCCGTGTCGGAGAGGGACCGCTGGTCGTGGCATCGCCGTTCGATGCCGCGCCGCTCCGGGCCCAGACAATCATCGAGACCGCCGGCCTGACGATCCATCGCTTCTATGCCGCGGATCAGGACGCCGCCTTCTATCTGATCTGGCCGGTCAGCCGGACGGATGACCAGAAACCGGCCTTCTACTGTCCCCGCGCCCAGTTGATCGTCTCCGACCAGCCACAGGCGGGCCTGCTGCCGGGCCGGATTCTGGCCTGGTATC is a genomic window containing:
- the argF gene encoding ornithine carbamoyltransferase; the encoded protein is MSAALPLNLETPIRHFLELRDLDAATLRAIVDVAAGVKRMQRGRQRPLHPAQPLAGRTLGLMLSKPSTRTRLSFEVGMRQLGGDVAVLSPNDMQIGRGESLPDTARVLSRFLDVLVLRTGNAANLRQLAAWSTIPVINGLTPHSHPVQILADIMTFEEHRGPVGGKRWAWIGDGNNVATSLIEAAARFGFSLTLATPLSMSPDPEVVGWARAQGADVAVTQNPHEAVRGADCVLTDTWTSMSDEESVIRLETLRPFQVNAALMAEAAPNALFMHCLPAHIGEEVTQDVFDSPASVVFDEAENRLHAQKGLLLWVLGGANWRAAGQEPSP
- the hslO gene encoding Hsp33 family molecular chaperone HslO encodes the protein MIDTPAFLDSQRPDVPNLVVPRGVTPFYLEGRPVRGRLVRLGALADLLLCRRENPDGALALGGQALALVAGLSTALKFQGSFSLQIKGDGPVSLLATDCTDTGDLRLYIRADSDTAETAAPALLGEGYFAFTVDQGPDTDRHQGIVAIEGQDLSEMAMHYFATSEQHDCWVRLFCAHTPEGWQAGALILERIAADGGIDGGEPSTENDDAWETACVLADTLTEGEILDPVLDSGTLLHRLFGTMDVQIDRPRALAYGCRCSRAKLSGILDTFSGEDLDHMAIDGTIVMNCEFCNIDFRFARDEVGDRPDDTA
- a CDS encoding aspartate aminotransferase family protein, which translates into the protein MISALMPTFNRADLAFERGEGAWLMTADGRRFLDFGAGIAVSSLGHGHPRLVNAIAEQAARVMHVSNLYRIPQAEALARKLVDNSFADSVFFCNSGAEANEGMVKMIRRDQARRGHPERTRIICCDGAFHGRTLAMLAATGNPAYLDGFGEPVAGFDHVPFNNLNRLRDAITPETAGIMIEPIQGESGIKQADPHFMRGLRQACDEMGLVLAFDEVQTGMGRTGKLFAHEWYDVKPDIISVAKGIGGGFPLGAILATEEVASHMTPGSHGTTFGGNPLACAAGNVVMDELMAPGFLAHVRKVGDALGAMLDGLVVEWPEIFEQARGRGLMRGLRCRPPVATVLNAAMHEGLLCVTAGDNVLRLVPPLVVTEEDCRTACARLARAAKAMLAHEKTNARTVTA